In Nomascus leucogenys isolate Asia chromosome 11, Asia_NLE_v1, whole genome shotgun sequence, the following proteins share a genomic window:
- the ZNF740 gene encoding zinc finger protein 740 isoform X4: MMLSQIASKQAENGERAGSPDVLRCSSQGHRKDSDKSRSRKDDDSLSEASHSKKTVKKVVVVEQNGSFQVKIPKNFVCEHCFGAFRSSYHLKRHILIHTGVYTLLRVKVSEKTGMKSLPYIPPHIHFSVHLGQVRSHLSVIYVICVSSRSTTWNATSVCTVVKSLTSVNGVISVFLGQIDYSDTNGCAKGASPRLPTGSFLYRRKGPGWWE, translated from the exons ATGATGCTGAGCCAGATTGCCAGCAAGCAGGCCGAGAATGGCGAGCGGGCAGGTAGCCCTGATGTGCTGAGGTGCTCGAGTCAG GGTCACCGAAAAGACAGTGATAAGTCCCGGAGCCGCAAAGATGATGACAGCCTGTCTGAGGCCTCTCATTCAAAAAAGACTGTTAAAAAG GTGGTGGTAGTGGAACAAAATGGTTCTTTTCAAGTAAAGATTCCCAAAAATTTTGTTTGTGAACACTGCTTTGGAGCCTTTCGGAGCAGTTACCACCTAAAGAGGCACATCCTTATTCACACTG GTGTCTACACATTACTAAGAGTTAAAGTTTCTGAGAAAACTGGAATGAAGTCCCTACCGTACATACCTCCCCACATTCACTTCTCTGTCCACCTGGGCCAGGTGAGAAGCCATTTGAGTGTGATATATGTGATATGCGTTTCATCCAGAAGTACCACCTGGAACGCCACAAGCGTGTGCACAGTGGTGAAAAGCCTTACCAGTGTGAACGGTGTCATCAG TGTTTTTCTCGGACAGATCGATTACTCAGACACAAACGGATGTGCCAAGGGTGCCAGTCCAAGACTTCCGACGGGCAGTTTTCTCTATAGGCGCAAGGGCCCCGGGTGGTGGGAGTGA
- the ZNF740 gene encoding zinc finger protein 740 isoform X3, translating into MAQASLLACEGLAGVSLVPTAASKKMMLSQIASKQAENGERAGSPDVLRCSSQGHRKDSDKSRSRKDDDSLSEASHSKKTVKKVVVVEQNGSFQVKIPKNFVCEHCFGAFRSSYHLKRHILIHTGVYTLLRVKVSEKTGMKSLPYIPPHIHFSVHLGQVRSHLSVIYVICVSSRSTTWNATSVCTVVKSLTSVNGVIRNNPRLVPSWLTAAQEAKESGVF; encoded by the exons ATGGCTCAG GCAAGTCTCCTGGCTTGTGAAGGCCTAGCAGGTGTGAGTTTGGTTCCCACTGCAGCCAGCAAGAAGATGATGCTGAGCCAGATTGCCAGCAAGCAGGCCGAGAATGGCGAGCGGGCAGGTAGCCCTGATGTGCTGAGGTGCTCGAGTCAG GGTCACCGAAAAGACAGTGATAAGTCCCGGAGCCGCAAAGATGATGACAGCCTGTCTGAGGCCTCTCATTCAAAAAAGACTGTTAAAAAG GTGGTGGTAGTGGAACAAAATGGTTCTTTTCAAGTAAAGATTCCCAAAAATTTTGTTTGTGAACACTGCTTTGGAGCCTTTCGGAGCAGTTACCACCTAAAGAGGCACATCCTTATTCACACTG GTGTCTACACATTACTAAGAGTTAAAGTTTCTGAGAAAACTGGAATGAAGTCCCTACCGTACATACCTCCCCACATTCACTTCTCTGTCCACCTGGGCCAGGTGAGAAGCCATTTGAGTGTGATATATGTGATATGCGTTTCATCCAGAAGTACCACCTGGAACGCCACAAGCGTGTGCACAGTGGTGAAAAGCCTTACCAGTGTGAACGGTGTCATCAG GAACAACCCAAGACTGGTCCCAAGTTGGCTAACAGCTGCTCAAGAAGCAAAGGAATCTGGGGTCTTCTGA
- the ZNF740 gene encoding zinc finger protein 740 isoform X1, with product MAQASLLACEGLAGVSLVPTAASKKMMLSQIASKQAENGERAGSPDVLRCSSQGHRKDSDKSRSRKDDDSLSEASHSKKTVKKVVVVEQNGSFQVKIPKNFVCEHCFGAFRSSYHLKRHILIHTGVYTLLRVKVSEKTGMKSLPYIPPHIHFSVHLGQVRSHLSVIYVICVSSRSTTWNATSVCTVVKSLTSVNGVISVFLGQIDYSDTNGCAKGASPRLPTGSFLYRRKGPGWWE from the exons ATGGCTCAG GCAAGTCTCCTGGCTTGTGAAGGCCTAGCAGGTGTGAGTTTGGTTCCCACTGCAGCCAGCAAGAAGATGATGCTGAGCCAGATTGCCAGCAAGCAGGCCGAGAATGGCGAGCGGGCAGGTAGCCCTGATGTGCTGAGGTGCTCGAGTCAG GGTCACCGAAAAGACAGTGATAAGTCCCGGAGCCGCAAAGATGATGACAGCCTGTCTGAGGCCTCTCATTCAAAAAAGACTGTTAAAAAG GTGGTGGTAGTGGAACAAAATGGTTCTTTTCAAGTAAAGATTCCCAAAAATTTTGTTTGTGAACACTGCTTTGGAGCCTTTCGGAGCAGTTACCACCTAAAGAGGCACATCCTTATTCACACTG GTGTCTACACATTACTAAGAGTTAAAGTTTCTGAGAAAACTGGAATGAAGTCCCTACCGTACATACCTCCCCACATTCACTTCTCTGTCCACCTGGGCCAGGTGAGAAGCCATTTGAGTGTGATATATGTGATATGCGTTTCATCCAGAAGTACCACCTGGAACGCCACAAGCGTGTGCACAGTGGTGAAAAGCCTTACCAGTGTGAACGGTGTCATCAG TGTTTTTCTCGGACAGATCGATTACTCAGACACAAACGGATGTGCCAAGGGTGCCAGTCCAAGACTTCCGACGGGCAGTTTTCTCTATAGGCGCAAGGGCCCCGGGTGGTGGGAGTGA
- the ZNF740 gene encoding zinc finger protein 740 isoform X7 — protein MAQASLLACEGLAGVSLVPTAASKKMMLSQIASKQAENGERAGSPDVLRCSSQGHRKDSDKSRSRKDDDSLSEASHSKKTVKKVVVVEQNGSFQVKIPKNFVCEHCFGAFRSSYHLKRHILIHTGEKPFECDICDMRFIQKYHLERHKRVHSGEKPYQCERCHQCFSRTDRLLRHKRMCQGCQSKTSDGQFSL, from the exons ATGGCTCAG GCAAGTCTCCTGGCTTGTGAAGGCCTAGCAGGTGTGAGTTTGGTTCCCACTGCAGCCAGCAAGAAGATGATGCTGAGCCAGATTGCCAGCAAGCAGGCCGAGAATGGCGAGCGGGCAGGTAGCCCTGATGTGCTGAGGTGCTCGAGTCAG GGTCACCGAAAAGACAGTGATAAGTCCCGGAGCCGCAAAGATGATGACAGCCTGTCTGAGGCCTCTCATTCAAAAAAGACTGTTAAAAAG GTGGTGGTAGTGGAACAAAATGGTTCTTTTCAAGTAAAGATTCCCAAAAATTTTGTTTGTGAACACTGCTTTGGAGCCTTTCGGAGCAGTTACCACCTAAAGAGGCACATCCTTATTCACACTG GTGAGAAGCCATTTGAGTGTGATATATGTGATATGCGTTTCATCCAGAAGTACCACCTGGAACGCCACAAGCGTGTGCACAGTGGTGAAAAGCCTTACCAGTGTGAACGGTGTCATCAG TGTTTTTCTCGGACAGATCGATTACTCAGACACAAACGGATGTGCCAAGGGTGCCAGTCCAAGACTTCCGACGGGCAGTTTTCTCTATAG
- the ZNF740 gene encoding zinc finger protein 740 isoform X6, translating into MAQASLLACEGLAGVSLVPTAASKKMMLSQIASKQAENGERAGSPDVLRCSSQGHRKDSDKSRSRKDDDSLSEASHSKKTVKKVVVVEQNGSFQVKIPKNFVCEHCFGAFRSSYHLKRHILIHTGEKPFECDICDMRFIQKYHLERHKRVHSGEKPYQCERCHQVRLIPATIPHTHFSFPKNQGHSPLLPDKSHQHSSL; encoded by the exons ATGGCTCAG GCAAGTCTCCTGGCTTGTGAAGGCCTAGCAGGTGTGAGTTTGGTTCCCACTGCAGCCAGCAAGAAGATGATGCTGAGCCAGATTGCCAGCAAGCAGGCCGAGAATGGCGAGCGGGCAGGTAGCCCTGATGTGCTGAGGTGCTCGAGTCAG GGTCACCGAAAAGACAGTGATAAGTCCCGGAGCCGCAAAGATGATGACAGCCTGTCTGAGGCCTCTCATTCAAAAAAGACTGTTAAAAAG GTGGTGGTAGTGGAACAAAATGGTTCTTTTCAAGTAAAGATTCCCAAAAATTTTGTTTGTGAACACTGCTTTGGAGCCTTTCGGAGCAGTTACCACCTAAAGAGGCACATCCTTATTCACACTG GTGAGAAGCCATTTGAGTGTGATATATGTGATATGCGTTTCATCCAGAAGTACCACCTGGAACGCCACAAGCGTGTGCACAGTGGTGAAAAGCCTTACCAGTGTGAACGGTGTCATCAGGTAAGGCTCATCCCTGCTACAATCCCCCACACACACTTTTCCTTCCCCAAGAATCAGGGCCATTCTCCACTCCTGCCTGACAAGAGCCACCAGCATTCCTCGCTATAA
- the ZNF740 gene encoding zinc finger protein 740 isoform X2, producing MKEASLLACEGLAGVSLVPTAASKKMMLSQIASKQAENGERAGSPDVLRCSSQGHRKDSDKSRSRKDDDSLSEASHSKKTVKKVVVVEQNGSFQVKIPKNFVCEHCFGAFRSSYHLKRHILIHTGVYTLLRVKVSEKTGMKSLPYIPPHIHFSVHLGQVRSHLSVIYVICVSSRSTTWNATSVCTVVKSLTSVNGVISVFLGQIDYSDTNGCAKGASPRLPTGSFLYRRKGPGWWE from the exons ATGAAGGAG GCAAGTCTCCTGGCTTGTGAAGGCCTAGCAGGTGTGAGTTTGGTTCCCACTGCAGCCAGCAAGAAGATGATGCTGAGCCAGATTGCCAGCAAGCAGGCCGAGAATGGCGAGCGGGCAGGTAGCCCTGATGTGCTGAGGTGCTCGAGTCAG GGTCACCGAAAAGACAGTGATAAGTCCCGGAGCCGCAAAGATGATGACAGCCTGTCTGAGGCCTCTCATTCAAAAAAGACTGTTAAAAAG GTGGTGGTAGTGGAACAAAATGGTTCTTTTCAAGTAAAGATTCCCAAAAATTTTGTTTGTGAACACTGCTTTGGAGCCTTTCGGAGCAGTTACCACCTAAAGAGGCACATCCTTATTCACACTG GTGTCTACACATTACTAAGAGTTAAAGTTTCTGAGAAAACTGGAATGAAGTCCCTACCGTACATACCTCCCCACATTCACTTCTCTGTCCACCTGGGCCAGGTGAGAAGCCATTTGAGTGTGATATATGTGATATGCGTTTCATCCAGAAGTACCACCTGGAACGCCACAAGCGTGTGCACAGTGGTGAAAAGCCTTACCAGTGTGAACGGTGTCATCAG TGTTTTTCTCGGACAGATCGATTACTCAGACACAAACGGATGTGCCAAGGGTGCCAGTCCAAGACTTCCGACGGGCAGTTTTCTCTATAGGCGCAAGGGCCCCGGGTGGTGGGAGTGA
- the ZNF740 gene encoding zinc finger protein 740 isoform X5 produces MAQASLLACEGLAGVSLVPTAASKKMMLSQIASKQAENGERAGSPDVLRCSSQGHRKDSDKSRSRKDDDSLSEASHSKKTVKKVVVVEQNGSFQVKIPKNFVCEHCFGAFRSSYHLKRHILIHTGEKPFECDICDMRFIQKYHLERHKRVHSGEKPYQCERCHQEQPKTGPKLANSCSRSKGIWGLLTCLLSSRSCSPSPSPITVFR; encoded by the exons ATGGCTCAG GCAAGTCTCCTGGCTTGTGAAGGCCTAGCAGGTGTGAGTTTGGTTCCCACTGCAGCCAGCAAGAAGATGATGCTGAGCCAGATTGCCAGCAAGCAGGCCGAGAATGGCGAGCGGGCAGGTAGCCCTGATGTGCTGAGGTGCTCGAGTCAG GGTCACCGAAAAGACAGTGATAAGTCCCGGAGCCGCAAAGATGATGACAGCCTGTCTGAGGCCTCTCATTCAAAAAAGACTGTTAAAAAG GTGGTGGTAGTGGAACAAAATGGTTCTTTTCAAGTAAAGATTCCCAAAAATTTTGTTTGTGAACACTGCTTTGGAGCCTTTCGGAGCAGTTACCACCTAAAGAGGCACATCCTTATTCACACTG GTGAGAAGCCATTTGAGTGTGATATATGTGATATGCGTTTCATCCAGAAGTACCACCTGGAACGCCACAAGCGTGTGCACAGTGGTGAAAAGCCTTACCAGTGTGAACGGTGTCATCAG GAACAACCCAAGACTGGTCCCAAGTTGGCTAACAGCTGCTCAAGAAGCAAAGGAATCTGGGGTCTTCTGACATGCCTGTTGAGCAGTAGGAGCTGTTCTCCCTCCCCAAGTCCTATCACTGTATTCAGGTAG